One window of Thermocoleostomius sinensis A174 genomic DNA carries:
- a CDS encoding phosphoketolase family protein, with product MVAVSQQIPAFCEGIQYFGELPPQFDSYGKAPAIAEGQTAIADPTDSTAAYQTLLYADALRYLILQMTASKASGHPGGFASQAEAYAGLVMLGYKNIVTEVGHHAPGFYSAMFLDRSLEDMGIETVQQLRDRFRERHGLLGHLSGYIPGLLAPAGPLGQGQHFAMAGALLHKDTLFPFTLGDGGMGEPYPMSSMVHFHTAFPNVTNFLPVLVWNGFSQEHHSMVSLQTNEQMMAYWHGNGFEEVVLVDAKDFDDQNQSGAFVDSTAFSFGQRLAFTKAVLIGVDEAARSALSGKLTVFIIKQLKGAGVHARGAKSHNLYGHHTLENADIIAGLKANALPAEVWNLVRTNCERAGGGPASKVAVTESVLPLPELKDLPLEEYAVGGDKKVSTTAMGQLVAHVGQIDRNYLVTNADGNEASGIGNINQALKIIHPTEDSLYNQTPNGQVYEPLSEDACAGLAAGLALFGARSLWCSYESFAINGLPIWQTVTQAMAELRRPTPSTVTLFTAGALEQGRNGWTHQRPEIEAYFAAMMRNGNVFPLFPPDANSIQVCYEWALSTVNKGIVITSSKSPLPIRTTFEQTRQALQDGAIVLHNSPNEKTIVFAVVGDMVLMPVYEAATQLQEQGFGVRIVSVISPRRLYRPSDVAWDICAEPDGEFLADAKFEQFFGGDALIGVTGGASTMLEPIMLRSTAKRDTFCWKRGETTATPAELMALNGITGNTMAKRAIDLLR from the coding sequence ATGGTTGCCGTTAGCCAACAGATTCCCGCCTTTTGCGAAGGAATTCAATATTTTGGCGAGTTGCCGCCACAGTTCGATTCCTATGGCAAAGCGCCTGCCATTGCAGAAGGTCAAACGGCCATTGCCGATCCAACTGATTCAACGGCTGCTTATCAAACGTTGCTATATGCCGATGCACTACGATACTTAATTCTGCAAATGACCGCCAGTAAGGCATCGGGACATCCAGGCGGGTTTGCCAGCCAAGCTGAAGCCTATGCTGGATTAGTGATGCTGGGCTACAAGAACATCGTCACCGAAGTGGGACACCATGCGCCTGGGTTCTATAGCGCTATGTTCCTCGATCGTTCCCTGGAAGACATGGGCATTGAAACCGTACAACAATTGCGCGATCGATTCCGCGAACGGCACGGACTCTTGGGACATCTTTCTGGCTATATTCCTGGGCTTCTGGCCCCGGCGGGCCCTTTGGGACAAGGACAACACTTTGCCATGGCAGGGGCACTGCTCCATAAAGATACCCTGTTTCCCTTCACCCTGGGCGACGGCGGCATGGGCGAACCCTACCCGATGAGCAGCATGGTCCATTTTCACACAGCCTTTCCCAACGTCACCAACTTCTTGCCTGTGCTGGTGTGGAACGGTTTCTCGCAAGAGCATCACAGTATGGTGTCGCTGCAAACCAACGAACAGATGATGGCATATTGGCACGGCAATGGCTTTGAGGAAGTGGTGTTAGTGGATGCTAAAGATTTTGATGATCAGAACCAGTCAGGCGCATTTGTAGACAGTACAGCTTTCTCCTTTGGGCAACGATTAGCCTTTACGAAAGCGGTGTTGATTGGGGTTGATGAAGCCGCTCGATCGGCTCTCAGCGGCAAGCTGACGGTGTTCATCATCAAACAACTGAAGGGTGCAGGCGTCCATGCTCGTGGGGCAAAGTCCCATAACCTCTATGGCCACCATACGTTAGAGAATGCCGATATCATAGCGGGGTTGAAGGCCAATGCCCTGCCAGCAGAAGTCTGGAATCTGGTGCGCACTAACTGTGAACGGGCGGGCGGCGGCCCAGCCAGCAAAGTGGCGGTGACAGAATCTGTCTTACCATTACCAGAGTTGAAAGACTTACCGCTGGAAGAATATGCAGTGGGCGGTGACAAGAAAGTCTCTACCACTGCAATGGGGCAACTAGTGGCGCATGTCGGGCAGATCGATCGCAACTATTTAGTCACCAACGCCGACGGCAACGAAGCATCAGGGATCGGCAACATTAACCAAGCGCTGAAAATAATTCACCCCACTGAAGACTCGCTCTATAACCAAACCCCCAACGGGCAAGTGTATGAACCGCTGAGTGAAGATGCCTGTGCCGGATTGGCGGCCGGATTGGCGCTGTTTGGCGCTCGATCGCTGTGGTGTTCCTATGAATCCTTTGCTATCAACGGTTTACCCATTTGGCAAACGGTTACCCAGGCAATGGCTGAATTGCGACGCCCTACCCCCTCCACCGTGACATTATTTACCGCCGGGGCATTGGAACAGGGGCGTAATGGTTGGACACACCAACGTCCAGAGATCGAAGCCTATTTTGCTGCGATGATGCGCAACGGCAATGTGTTTCCCCTGTTCCCGCCCGATGCCAACAGCATTCAGGTGTGTTATGAGTGGGCCCTCTCAACCGTGAATAAGGGCATTGTGATTACGTCCAGCAAATCGCCGCTGCCCATTCGCACCACGTTCGAGCAAACTCGGCAAGCCCTACAAGATGGCGCGATCGTCCTGCACAATTCCCCTAATGAAAAAACAATCGTCTTTGCGGTAGTGGGGGATATGGTGCTGATGCCTGTATATGAAGCGGCAACACAGCTACAGGAGCAAGGATTCGGTGTGCGAATTGTGTCGGTTATTAGCCCGCGCCGGCTTTATCGTCCCTCGGATGTGGCGTGGGACATTTGCGCGGAACCCGATGGCGAATTTTTAGCGGATGCCAAATTTGAACAGTTTTTTGGAGGCGATGCCTTGATTGGCGTGACTGGAGGAGCTAGCACCATGTTGGAGCCGATCATGCTGCGCAGCACCGCCAAGCGGGATACCTTTTGCTGGAAGCGGGGCGAAACCACGGCCACTCCTGCTGAGTTGATGGCTCTGAACGGCATTACGGGCAACACAATGGCAAAACGGGCAATCGATCTGTTGAGATAG
- a CDS encoding pentapeptide repeat-containing protein: MTNVNELWQQYQAGEREFAGIELQHADLSHLSLPGIDLWAANLRNANLRGVNLREANLREANLENTNLQGADLRGVDLREAQLQQANLQATRLQGALYDRTTQFPPNVDLESNGAYYIGSGAQLRNADLSELDLSGVDLSYADLRTADLAQINLLGANLSHADLSQVNFDHADLSECCFSKAILIGANFQWATLNHADLRQANLFGADFRYANLQFANFQGALCNHTTQFPAQFDPIAHGIVVIQPGVSLRQADLSEVSLAGADLSNADLTGANLVGADLWGVTLDRANLTGANLTAANLWGATLIDANLYDAILTDANLREADLTGTILA, encoded by the coding sequence ATGACAAATGTGAATGAACTTTGGCAACAGTATCAGGCAGGGGAAAGAGAGTTTGCTGGTATCGAGTTGCAACATGCCGATCTCAGTCACCTGAGCCTACCGGGCATCGATCTATGGGCAGCGAATTTGCGCAACGCGAATTTGCGTGGAGTCAATCTGCGCGAGGCGAATCTGCGCGAAGCCAACCTAGAGAATACCAATCTACAAGGGGCCGATTTGCGCGGTGTGGATTTGCGTGAAGCCCAGTTGCAACAAGCCAATCTACAGGCTACTCGGTTGCAGGGAGCGCTGTACGATCGCACCACGCAGTTTCCGCCCAATGTTGATTTAGAAAGCAACGGCGCGTACTATATTGGTTCGGGGGCGCAGTTGCGCAACGCTGATTTGAGCGAGCTTGATTTAAGCGGTGTGGATCTTAGTTATGCCGATTTACGCACGGCTGATTTGGCACAAATCAATTTACTGGGAGCCAATCTAAGCCACGCCGACTTAAGTCAAGTCAATTTCGACCATGCTGATTTGTCCGAGTGCTGCTTCAGTAAAGCCATTTTGATCGGAGCCAATTTTCAGTGGGCAACTCTCAACCATGCCGATTTGCGGCAGGCCAATTTGTTTGGAGCCGACTTCCGCTATGCCAATCTTCAGTTTGCCAACTTTCAAGGGGCGTTGTGCAACCATACGACCCAGTTTCCGGCTCAGTTTGATCCGATCGCTCATGGTATTGTGGTCATTCAACCTGGAGTATCACTGCGACAAGCCGACCTCAGCGAAGTCAGTTTAGCCGGAGCTGACCTTAGCAACGCCGATTTGACCGGGGCCAATTTGGTTGGGGCAGACCTCTGGGGAGTGACTCTCGATCGAGCAAATTTAACTGGAGCTAATCTTACGGCGGCTAACCTGTGGGGGGCGACGTTGATTGATGCCAATCTCTATGACGCCATTTTGACCGATGCCAACTTGCGCGAAGCCGACCTGACGGGAACAATATTGGCTTAA
- a CDS encoding tetratricopeptide repeat protein, translating to MNNPMNDLGNRYSTWQQIVGGVGVTVVVMTTVGGTAPIAQAQARPTSVSEGYTLLERGWVADAIVAFRQAIQQYPQSIEARLGLAIAYQRNGQDAEAWAAYQQVLTQAPTNQTALAAVGMMGSYRPEWQRSGIAALTTLLEQTPQNREARAQRALLYGYQGQFANAIADYDVLLADNPAPDVLLGAAQVYTYSGNYPQGLALFEQYLAEGGTLSNDVIAAYALALQENGRPDSAVEVLASRLQSFRAVDATAIQIRAALAIAYQKTDQLDAALATLAPLRNEPSATLSLARALSAIGRAENDKTVYADAVALYQQVLEQTPVASIGLQTEIADVFSEYAMTHPQALMLYDQLLEQQPTDQSLQIKRLLVSQRLGQLSQADLHEQLQAVLQNLPSDAVAQRSIAQALIRVDPPAPKLLPVYQVLAQAGADPFLDFRIAQIYLRQSDLEAAKQAITSYLSSPIGAQDYAPELLLADIERREGNLDASAQRYEGILAANPAARIRTDAQRGLAGVRLAQGQLNAALTIYDRLLATNPDDLASQLGQASIRYQTQQISETEAEAVLDRWLRTEPVPEPSPELFSLVGALPPAIGRQPLYESLLTVEPDHVAVNRRLVQVLATLDPDRARTQVAQLVQDNPGNLNAYFVQAELAQALGDLDWAGQSYERILQQQPNRIDALSALGGVRFQQRRYAEATELYNQVLALRPDDGETQRVLAELKAAQDQPYVAIDELRQVQQRQTETGEADSRVDRRIRQLQLDVLRRRGFQPAWERY from the coding sequence GTGAATAATCCAATGAATGATTTGGGGAATCGCTACTCAACATGGCAGCAGATTGTGGGCGGAGTGGGTGTGACGGTGGTAGTGATGACAACTGTGGGCGGAACTGCGCCGATCGCCCAAGCTCAGGCTAGACCAACCTCTGTCAGCGAAGGCTACACGCTCCTAGAACGCGGCTGGGTGGCGGATGCAATCGTCGCGTTTCGTCAGGCAATTCAGCAGTATCCACAATCGATCGAGGCCCGATTGGGATTGGCAATTGCCTATCAGCGCAACGGGCAAGATGCCGAGGCCTGGGCTGCCTATCAGCAAGTATTGACCCAAGCCCCAACCAATCAAACGGCACTCGCCGCAGTGGGTATGATGGGCAGCTATCGTCCAGAGTGGCAGCGATCGGGCATTGCCGCCTTGACAACATTGTTGGAACAAACGCCGCAAAACCGGGAAGCCCGTGCCCAACGCGCCCTCCTATATGGTTATCAAGGGCAATTTGCCAACGCCATTGCCGACTACGACGTACTATTAGCCGATAATCCGGCTCCCGATGTGCTGTTGGGAGCCGCGCAGGTCTACACCTATAGCGGCAACTATCCGCAAGGATTGGCGCTATTTGAGCAATATTTAGCCGAGGGTGGCACGCTGTCTAATGATGTGATTGCAGCCTATGCCTTGGCATTGCAGGAAAACGGTCGCCCAGATTCAGCGGTGGAGGTGTTGGCATCCCGCCTGCAATCCTTTCGAGCAGTGGATGCTACAGCGATTCAAATCCGCGCGGCGTTGGCGATCGCCTATCAAAAAACTGATCAACTGGATGCTGCCCTAGCCACCCTAGCCCCCTTGCGCAACGAACCCTCGGCAACGCTGTCCCTAGCGCGGGCATTGAGTGCAATCGGACGGGCGGAAAATGACAAAACTGTTTACGCCGATGCGGTGGCATTGTATCAGCAAGTTTTAGAGCAAACACCAGTAGCATCGATCGGGCTGCAAACCGAAATTGCCGATGTCTTCAGCGAATACGCCATGACTCATCCGCAAGCCTTGATGTTGTATGACCAGTTGCTAGAGCAGCAACCCACTGATCAGAGCTTGCAGATTAAGCGCTTGTTGGTGTCCCAGCGGTTAGGGCAATTGTCTCAGGCGGATTTGCACGAGCAGTTACAAGCGGTGCTGCAAAACTTGCCGTCCGATGCTGTAGCGCAACGATCGATCGCCCAAGCCTTGATTCGCGTTGATCCGCCTGCCCCCAAGTTGTTGCCCGTCTATCAAGTGCTGGCCCAAGCTGGAGCCGATCCATTTTTGGATTTTCGCATTGCCCAAATCTACCTGCGACAGAGCGATCTAGAAGCTGCTAAACAAGCCATTACTAGCTACCTATCCTCGCCGATTGGTGCACAAGATTATGCCCCGGAATTGTTACTAGCAGACATTGAACGGCGAGAGGGTAACTTAGACGCCAGTGCTCAGCGCTATGAAGGAATTCTAGCAGCGAACCCAGCGGCTCGAATTCGCACCGACGCCCAACGGGGACTGGCTGGCGTTCGCTTGGCCCAAGGACAACTCAATGCCGCTCTGACAATTTACGATCGCCTGTTAGCCACCAATCCCGATGACTTGGCTAGCCAACTAGGGCAAGCCAGCATTCGCTATCAAACCCAACAAATTTCGGAGACTGAAGCGGAAGCGGTGCTCGATCGCTGGTTACGCACGGAACCTGTGCCAGAGCCGTCGCCGGAACTATTTAGCTTGGTGGGGGCACTGCCGCCTGCGATCGGGCGGCAACCGCTGTATGAGTCGCTGTTAACGGTAGAACCAGATCATGTGGCAGTAAATCGCCGCTTGGTGCAGGTATTAGCCACTCTCGATCCCGATCGGGCTAGAACCCAAGTAGCGCAACTGGTGCAAGACAATCCTGGTAATCTCAATGCCTATTTTGTCCAGGCAGAACTGGCGCAAGCGTTGGGTGATTTGGACTGGGCCGGGCAAAGCTACGAACGGATCTTGCAGCAACAGCCCAATCGTATCGATGCCTTGTCCGCCTTGGGTGGGGTGCGATTCCAGCAGCGGCGCTATGCCGAGGCGACCGAGCTATACAACCAAGTGTTGGCCCTGCGTCCGGACGATGGGGAAACGCAACGCGTGTTAGCCGAATTGAAAGCGGCACAAGATCAGCCCTATGTAGCGATCGACGAACTGCGTCAAGTACAACAGAGGCAGACTGAAACCGGAGAAGCGGATTCGCGAGTCGATCGTCGAATTCGACAACTCCAGCTTGATGTGCTCAGGCGGCGCGGCTTTCAACCTGCCTGGGAGCGCTACTAA
- a CDS encoding glycosyl hydrolase family 8, with product MLPTRLLMPIVRANRWVLLSALACLMVLIPCFSQPGLTQPDVQVCLQPAIETSLTNFSKDISLLSLPSVTSPETFAVLQQSWLAYRDRFIQADGRVIDREMDDRTVSEGQAYAMLRAVLINDADTFARTLTWAENNLSRKDEKGERTDSLWAWKWGRQTNGEWQTLDANFASDADVDAAVALILAARRWNCPAYADLAHAKLKDLWNLSTIRIKGKRYLLPGPNDSFRQAKDLVVLNPSYFAPYAFRLFDQIDRRNWSRLVDTSYSALEESASLSAVGLPGDWIALNRKTGKFEPVQETETLRSSYGFDAYRVWWRIAWDLAWYGEPRAEEYLSQHLSHLQQRWQMTQTIPARISLQGDALVDYEATSQYAMLYYAFRLIDRPVAEQIYQQKLEPAYQDGFWDNDSAYYTQNLAWFGLLPFTVSEDLMRAQSRCINFLGSIPNYLLDEPASPPHTQGDTGGLFACRSLS from the coding sequence ATGCTGCCGACACGACTCTTGATGCCGATTGTCCGTGCCAATCGCTGGGTGTTGCTGAGCGCCTTGGCTTGTTTGATGGTCCTGATTCCTTGCTTCTCACAACCTGGATTGACACAGCCCGACGTACAGGTTTGTTTACAACCTGCAATCGAGACCTCATTAACTAATTTTTCCAAGGATATTTCATTGCTCTCCCTACCATCCGTGACATCGCCGGAAACCTTCGCAGTTTTACAGCAAAGTTGGTTAGCCTATCGCGATCGCTTTATTCAGGCGGATGGGCGCGTCATCGATCGAGAAATGGACGATCGCACCGTCTCTGAAGGACAGGCCTACGCCATGCTGCGTGCCGTGTTGATCAATGATGCCGATACCTTTGCCCGCACTCTCACGTGGGCTGAAAACAACCTCAGCCGCAAAGATGAAAAGGGTGAACGCACTGATTCGCTGTGGGCCTGGAAATGGGGACGGCAGACGAATGGGGAATGGCAAACGCTCGATGCCAACTTTGCCAGCGATGCCGATGTGGATGCGGCAGTGGCGCTCATTTTGGCGGCCCGGCGGTGGAACTGTCCGGCTTATGCCGATCTGGCGCACGCTAAGCTGAAAGACCTGTGGAACCTTTCTACGATTCGGATCAAAGGCAAGCGCTATCTTCTACCTGGCCCCAATGACTCCTTCCGGCAAGCCAAAGATCTGGTAGTGCTCAATCCCTCCTACTTTGCGCCCTATGCCTTTCGCTTATTTGACCAAATCGATCGCCGCAATTGGTCACGCTTAGTAGATACCAGCTACAGCGCCCTAGAAGAATCGGCCAGCTTATCAGCAGTAGGGCTACCCGGTGATTGGATTGCTCTCAATCGCAAAACGGGCAAATTTGAACCCGTGCAAGAAACTGAAACGCTGCGATCGAGCTATGGATTTGATGCCTATCGAGTTTGGTGGCGAATTGCTTGGGATTTAGCCTGGTATGGCGAACCACGGGCTGAAGAATATTTGAGTCAACACTTATCTCACTTGCAACAGCGCTGGCAAATGACTCAAACCATTCCCGCTCGCATTAGTTTGCAGGGAGATGCCTTGGTTGATTATGAAGCCACGTCCCAGTATGCCATGTTGTACTATGCCTTTCGCCTAATCGATCGTCCAGTGGCAGAGCAAATCTATCAACAAAAGCTAGAACCCGCCTATCAGGATGGTTTCTGGGATAATGATTCTGCTTACTATACGCAAAACTTGGCTTGGTTTGGGCTATTGCCGTTTACCGTTTCAGAGGATTTGATGCGGGCCCAATCGCGCTGCATTAACTTTTTAGGATCAATTCCTAATTATCTTTTAGATGAACCTGCTTCACCTCCTCACACTCAGGGAGACACTGGAGGTCTCTTTGCTTGTCGATCGTTATCTTAA
- a CDS encoding cellulose biosynthesis cyclic di-GMP-binding regulatory protein BcsB — MKYRHRSTRSSARDRLLRNRISGHDISCKSHHRVSRSIVSQKLAILLTCVLTSSLIAVTLPLISTAQAQREPEPASISQPSPSTSLSPSPTYVLPSSTDVPVVEPPAGGQYVLEFNRSPVVGNRLRLESIYDEVRLGFTRPRNWTPENVQVLLRYRHSAALYASRSNLTVLVNGTSIGSVPLNKPRGEIGSVTLSVPKDLIQDYNEVVVAALQNNSPTCTQDPYDPSLWSEILPDSKIVFDFQPQPVAMDFNRYPYPVYDTLSLQTNQVAYLQPETLNEAWLTAATRYHASLGRVADYRALDTRLVQSLDEVEETDRLVIIGTPENQAALSSLDLPLPLQNGRILDAEQKVLPPDVGVLMLTTTADRRVPVLVATGNGDAGVTKAVQFLVQAQDQKIGTGNVIFVEQVNEIPSPALREWPNYLPIEDSFKLADLRSFNGEPYNDVTVRGSHAPALEFDFRALPDDQFLPGSSMILRYSYGPQTNPVTSLVEVELDGIPLDGRRLTSTNGANRQEFRLDLPTDRIKPNSKMQVNFRLDPRERRSCSRVTDQQLWGTIHADTSFSLQRQNVVRLPDLELFRYGYPFAAPQDLSATAMVVPDQPSDADLLLLLEASERLGRLSKADSIKLNAYRASQLPPEARNQAHLIAIGTQAQFPFPEAFQGSGFALNAASVRQWQQSQIQTNPDRGGVVKQMVSPWNQERVLLVLTGQTDAGLEQVRHLIGQDPLFYQLEGDTVLISANRDNPSPYEANDYNLEFLQESPQRQIVGDQRSWWLLLRSNWFILVPAVVVAALFLYGVAQLYLKRVAVQQR, encoded by the coding sequence ATGAAATATCGTCACCGCTCTACCCGTTCATCTGCTCGCGATCGTCTCTTGCGAAATCGCATTTCTGGTCATGACATCAGTTGCAAATCGCATCATCGTGTTTCGCGATCAATAGTTTCTCAAAAACTAGCGATTCTACTCACCTGTGTATTGACTAGCAGTCTTATTGCTGTCACTTTGCCGCTGATTTCTACGGCTCAGGCTCAGCGTGAACCTGAACCGGCATCCATCTCTCAACCATCTCCATCTACATCCCTATCTCCATCACCTACCTATGTTCTGCCCTCGTCAACTGATGTTCCAGTTGTGGAGCCGCCCGCTGGTGGACAATATGTACTAGAATTTAACCGCAGTCCAGTCGTGGGCAATCGTCTACGTCTGGAAAGTATTTATGATGAAGTGCGCTTGGGATTCACGCGACCGCGCAACTGGACCCCGGAAAATGTTCAAGTACTGCTGCGCTATCGCCATTCAGCAGCGCTCTATGCCAGTCGTTCAAACCTGACCGTGTTGGTGAATGGAACGAGCATCGGTAGTGTCCCGCTGAACAAGCCGCGGGGCGAAATTGGTAGCGTTACGTTGAGTGTGCCAAAGGATTTGATCCAGGACTACAACGAAGTAGTGGTGGCGGCGCTGCAAAACAACTCGCCGACGTGTACCCAAGATCCCTACGATCCGTCCTTGTGGTCAGAGATTTTACCAGACTCTAAGATTGTGTTTGATTTTCAGCCACAACCTGTGGCAATGGACTTCAACCGCTACCCCTATCCAGTTTACGATACGCTGAGCTTGCAAACTAATCAGGTAGCCTATTTACAACCAGAAACCTTAAACGAGGCGTGGCTGACAGCAGCAACTCGCTATCACGCCTCCCTCGGTCGAGTAGCAGACTATCGTGCCCTCGATACCCGTTTGGTGCAATCGTTAGATGAGGTGGAAGAAACCGATCGGCTTGTTATTATTGGTACACCAGAGAATCAGGCGGCTTTGTCCTCGCTCGATTTGCCCCTGCCGCTACAAAACGGACGCATTTTAGACGCCGAGCAAAAAGTACTGCCGCCGGATGTGGGTGTGCTGATGTTAACGACGACCGCCGATCGACGAGTTCCTGTTTTGGTAGCAACCGGAAATGGAGATGCGGGTGTCACCAAAGCCGTGCAATTCCTAGTACAGGCTCAAGATCAAAAAATTGGTACAGGGAATGTCATTTTTGTAGAACAAGTTAATGAAATTCCTTCTCCCGCATTGCGCGAATGGCCCAATTACTTACCCATTGAAGATTCATTCAAACTGGCAGATCTGCGATCGTTCAATGGTGAACCCTACAACGATGTCACGGTGCGTGGCTCTCATGCTCCTGCACTAGAGTTTGATTTTCGGGCATTACCAGACGATCAATTTTTGCCGGGAAGTTCCATGATCCTGCGCTACAGTTATGGCCCTCAAACGAATCCCGTTACCTCACTGGTAGAAGTGGAACTTGACGGCATTCCCCTAGACGGACGCCGCTTGACTTCAACTAATGGCGCCAATCGACAAGAATTTCGTCTTGACTTACCCACCGATCGCATCAAGCCCAACTCTAAAATGCAGGTGAATTTTCGCCTTGATCCGCGTGAACGCCGTTCTTGTAGCCGCGTTACCGATCAGCAGCTTTGGGGCACAATTCATGCGGATACCAGTTTCAGCTTGCAGCGGCAAAACGTGGTGCGCCTGCCCGATCTAGAGTTATTTCGCTATGGTTATCCGTTTGCGGCTCCGCAGGATCTGTCTGCCACCGCGATGGTTGTTCCTGATCAACCCAGCGATGCCGATCTATTGCTGTTGCTAGAAGCTAGCGAACGACTGGGGCGATTGAGCAAAGCTGATTCAATTAAACTCAATGCCTATCGTGCCAGCCAATTACCACCCGAAGCACGCAATCAAGCTCATTTAATTGCGATCGGCACACAGGCTCAGTTTCCTTTCCCCGAAGCCTTCCAAGGTAGTGGATTTGCACTGAACGCTGCTTCGGTGCGCCAGTGGCAACAGAGCCAAATTCAAACCAACCCCGATCGGGGCGGCGTCGTGAAACAAATGGTATCGCCGTGGAATCAAGAGCGAGTGTTGCTGGTGCTGACCGGACAAACCGATGCAGGACTTGAGCAAGTGCGCCATCTCATTGGGCAAGATCCGCTGTTCTATCAACTAGAGGGAGACACAGTGCTGATTAGCGCCAACCGCGATAACCCATCTCCCTATGAAGCCAACGACTACAACCTAGAGTTTTTGCAGGAATCGCCCCAGCGTCAAATTGTAGGCGATCAGAGAAGTTGGTGGTTATTGCTACGAAGCAACTGGTTTATTTTGGTTCCCGCTGTCGTGGTAGCTGCCCTCTTCCTTTATGGCGTCGCGCAACTGTACCTGAAACGAGTCGCCGTCCAGCAGCGCTAG